The Nostoc sp. 'Lobaria pulmonaria (5183) cyanobiont' genome window below encodes:
- a CDS encoding NIL domain-containing protein — translation MATDNTLTKKRIRLRIPKDYHQEPVISRLVSDYGLIVNITAAILGANAVGDGWFDLELQGTDAQIQSGLTYLRDLELEVWDDTKTNDW, via the coding sequence ATGGCTACTGACAATACACTTACCAAAAAACGGATTCGACTCAGAATTCCTAAAGATTATCACCAGGAACCTGTTATTTCTCGCCTGGTGTCTGACTATGGACTGATTGTGAATATCACGGCAGCGATTTTGGGAGCCAATGCTGTTGGAGATGGTTGGTTTGACCTTGAACTACAAGGAACAGATGCACAAATTCAAAGCGGATTAACTTATCTCCGCGATTTGGAATTGGAAGTCTGGGATGATACTAAAACAAATGATTGGTAA